Proteins co-encoded in one Uloborus diversus isolate 005 chromosome 9, Udiv.v.3.1, whole genome shotgun sequence genomic window:
- the LOC129230396 gene encoding uncharacterized protein LOC129230396 gives MTSKAASAYEKAKKKRATIRAVTTKLLNKISEQLNNEDVTVEDLSTFKLQLNSKLNQIQVADAEVENLIEDMDEFENEIEASQEYSDKILNLQFDIESRIENIKLDFEKDNRSTLPSRSGPFQTSTENTKLSHHSSVKIDEVLQKFWELESIPQKEKLSIQDANCEKFYSETTTRDDTGRYEVKLPFKEEPSLGNSRDQAVARFLSLERKLIQNPSMYDQYKNFMREYLSLNHMELVQAEEIIAEDRKCFYMPHHGVIREHSSTTKLRVVFDASAKSSTNISLNDVLHAGPKLQTDLFYILSNFRIHSIALAADIEKMFRQILVSHSDSDFQRIMWRENPDQKIEDYRSVA, from the exons ATGACTTCTAAAGCTGCATCTGcgtatgaaaaagcaaaaaagaaacgaGCTACTATTCGCGCGGTAACAACTAAGCTACTGAATAAAATTTCTGAGCAGTTAAATAATGAAGACGTTACTGTGGAAGATTTAAGCACATTCAAGCTGCAATTAAATAGTAAGCTAAATCAAATTCAAGTCGCTGATGCAGAAGTTGAAAACTTAATCGAAGATATGGATGAATTCGAAAATGAAATAGAAGCTAGCCAAGAATATTCAGATAAAATTCTAAATCTTCAGTTCGATATTGAAAGCAGAATTGAAAACATTAAGCTTGACTTTGAGAAAGATAATCGGTCTACATTACCATCGCGAAGTGGACCTTTTCAAACAA GTACAGAAAATACCAAATTGAGTCACCATTCCAGTGTAAAAATTGATGAAGTTCTTCAGAAATTCTGGGAATTGGAATCTATTCCTCAGAAAGAAAAGTTAAGCATTCAAGACGCAAACTGTGAAAAGTTTTACTCAGAAACTACAACTAGAGATGACACTGGAAGATATGAAGTCAAACTGCCATTCAAGGAAGAACCAAGTCTTGGAAATTCGAGAGATCAAGCGGTTGCACGATTTCTGTCGTTGGAAAGGAAACTAATCCAAAATCCTAGCATGTATGATCAATACAAGAATTTCATGAGGGAATATTTATCCTTAAACCACATGGAATTAGTGCAAGCAGAAGAGATCATAGCAGAAGATCGCAAGTGTTTTTATATGCCACACCACGGAGTAATTAGAGAACATAGCAGCACCACAAAATTAAGAGTTGTGTTCGACGCATCAGCTAAATCATCAACAAACATCTCGCTAAATGATGTTTTGCATGCTGGACCCAAACTCCAGACTGATCTATTTTATATTCTATCAAATTTCAGAATACACTCCATAGCTCTTGCGGCTGATATCGAAAAAATGTTCCGACAAATTCTTGTCTCACATTCAGATTCTGATTTTCAGAGAATTATGTGGCGAGAAAATCCCGATCAAAAGATTGAAGACTATAGATCTGTGGCTTGA